In the Bombiscardovia apis genome, CGGGCACTACGCAGCGCTCACAGGCCTTGCGGAGGGGTTTTTATGCGTACCGTACAAGCCATTAGTGCTACCGTACTTGGGCTGTCCTTGAGCATCCTGGGGGGGGGGGTACGCTAGTTTAGCGGCTCCCACCCCGGCCTACGCCAACCCCGCATCCGATAACGCTCAACCTGCACCCAGCGAAGACGCTCCCGCACACGATTCACAACCAGCACCAGCACCAACTCCGGCGCCCGCACCAGCTCATTCGGCCCCTCACTTAAGCCCCCGCGGCGGCAACTGCACCATCGACAGCAGCAGCATCGCCACCTGCGTTCCCGACCCTAAGCTCGCCGCAAAAATCGCCACAGCACTCGGCACCACTAGCTCGGCAACGCTCACCAGCACTCTCATCGACAGTCTCACCAACCTCAGCGCATCTCGTGGCGGCATAACAAACATTGAGGGCATACAACACTTCACCAAACTCCAAACACTCACCATAAACAATAACCAAATCACCGACCTCAGCCCAGTCACCGACCTACCCAGCCTCACCAGCATTATGGCAGTCTCCAATCAGATCACGAACGCAGGCAACCTCAACAACCCCAACCTCACGTCGATCAACTTGGGCAGTAATAGCCTCACCAGCGTAACCAGCGTCAACTGGGCTAGCCTCACCAAACTCCAAACACTCACCATAAACAATAACCAAATCACCAATTTCAGCCCAGTCACCGCACTACCCAGCCTCACCAGCATAGATGCATCCAGCAATCAGATCACAAGCGCAGGCGACCTCAACAACCCCAATCTCACCACCCTCAACCTCAGCAGCAATAGCCTCACCAGCGTAACCAGCATCAACTGGGCCAACCTCACCAAACTCCAAACACTCAGCCTCATCAATAATCAAATAACTAACCTCAGCCCGGTCACCGGACTACCCCGCCTCACCAGCTTGACAGCAAGCGCTAATCAGATTACAAACGCAGGCAACCTCAACAACCCCAACCTCACCACCCTCAACCTCAGCAACAATAGCCTCACCAGCATAGGCAGCATCAACTGGCCCGCCCTCACCAAACTCCAAAGTCTCGACCTAGGCACTAATCAAATAACAGACCTCAGCCCCGCCACTGGACTGCCCCGCCTTATCAAATTAGTGGCGGTTAGCAATCAGATCTCAAGCGTGGGCAACCTCAACAACCCCAACCTCACCACCCTCAGCTTAGGCAACAATAATCTCGCCAGCATAGGCAGCATCAACTGGCCCGCCCTCACCAAACTCCAAACACTGACCATCAACGTTAATCAAATAACTGACATCAGCCCCATCACTGAACTACCCAGCCTCACCAGTTTGAACGCTTCCAACAACCAAATCACAAGCGTAGGCAACCTCAACAACCCCAAACTTCTGAATTTGGCTCTGTCTTACAATACAATCCCCAGCATAACCAGCATCAACTGGACCAACCTCACCAAACTCCAAAACCTCAGCCTCAACAACAATCAAATAGGCGATCTCAGCCCAGTCACCGGACTACCCCGCCTCACCAGTTTGAACGCTTCCAACAACCAAATCACCAACGCAGGAAACCTCAACAACCCCAACGTCACAAGCCTCATACTCAACAACAATAACCTCACCAGCATAGCCAGCGTCAACTGGAGCAACCTCACCAAACTCCAAAACCTTAGCCTCAACAACAATCAAATAAGCAATCTCAGCCCGGCAGCAAGACTACCCAGACTCACTCGTTTGAACGCTTCCAACAACCAAATCACCAACGCTGGCAACATCAACAGCCCCGAGCTCGCCTACCTCAGCCTAGATAACAACAGACTTCCCAGTATTTCCAGTATCAGCTGGACTAACCTCCCCAAACTCCGCGAACTCGACTTGCACACCAACAAGATAGGCGACCTCAGCCCAGTCACCGGACTGCCTCGCCTCACGCACTTGAACGCTTCTTATAACCAAATCACCAACGCAGGAAACCTCAACAACCCCAACCTCATATATCTAAATCTGAGCAACAATACAATCGCCAACATAGAAAGCATCAGTTGGAACACCGTCACCAAACTCACTGAGCTCTACCTAGACAGCAACCAGATTACGGATATCAGTAGCATCAACTGGAACAAACTCACTAGCCTCAGGAACTCAAGCAAAGTCAATCTATCCAATCAAAACGTACGTTTACCAGCTCTCCCTAGCTACACCGACACACCCCTTACGCTCGGCCCAGCCATTATCAGCTCAAACCCAAACATCTTCGCCGTGCCAGACATAGATGCCGTAAACAACACCAATAGTCAAACCCCCTGCGGCGGCTATTACAATCCCAGCGACGGCACCTATATTTGGTCATGCTCTTACCCAATAAACCATCGATATGCCTTCAAAGGCAACGTCATCCTGCCTTACATTGCCGACCCCATCGTATTCAGCGGCCTTATTTCCCAAGGCGTATCCGGATACGCAGTAACCTTCGACCCCAACGGCGGCTCCTTGTTCTCCCCCACAATCGTGGCCGTTCCCACTGCCGGAGGCTATATCAGCGAGCCAAGTGACGAACCAACGAAGGGCGCCGCGAATGAATTCCTGGGCTGGTACACAGCAATCGAGGGCGGCCGCAGATGGAATTTCTCTACTATGACGGTGAACAGCAACATGACCCTCTATGCCCGCTGGACTCCAGCCGTCGCTCTTCCACCGGCCGGGAATACCCCGATTCAGCTGTGGAGCGGAGCGGGTTTTCTAACAACTAGCGCACTGGCAGCAGCAGGATACGGGAGTTATGCAATAAAGCAGCGCTCCAAAACCAGCAGCAGGCACGCAGTCAAACGCAATTCATCACCCTTACTGGCATAAAACCGGCGACCGCACATGCACTTTTCCAGCTCTAGCCATTCTTCATTACACGCTCAGATAATCGTCCGTTAGGAGTTACCATGCGAAACACACGAGCCCTCGGCCTTGCGGCATTTACCTTATTCTTAACTCTCCTGGGGGGGGGGGTAGCGGTCAGCACACCAGCCCACGCGCAACCCGCTTCTAGCGGCACTCAACCAGCGCAGCGCATAGATACTTCGGCCCATCATGCCCAACCAGCACCAGCCATTCCGGCCATTCAGCTGAGCCCTCGCGGCAGCAACTGCACTATCAACAGCAGCAGCATCGCCACCTGCGTTCCCGACCCCAAGCTAGCCGCAAAAATCGCCACAGCACTCCGCACATCTACATCTGCAACCCTCACCACCGCCCTCGTCGATAGCCTCGACACTCTTAAAGCGCAAAGTGCAGGAATCGTAAGCGTTGAGGGCATTCAACACTTCACCAAGCTCAGAGAAATCCGTATCGACAACAACCAGATAACCGACATCAGCCCCATCACCGGACTACCCGACCTCAGCACGCTGAGCGCAAACTCTAACCAGATAACAACCGTAGGCGCGCTCGATAACCCCAGCCTCCAAAGTCTCCAATTACAGATAAATAAGATATCGAGCATAGCCAGCATCAACTGGACCAACCTCACCAAACTCCAAAACATCGACCTCGCCAACAACCAGATAACCGACATCAGCCCAGTCACCGGACTACCAAGCCTCACCGGGCTGCGGGCGCAGAATAATCAAATAACAAACCTCGGCAGCTTTGACAATCCCAATATCGAACACCTCTATCTGAAAAACAACAAGATAACGAGCGTAAGCAGTGTCAACTGGAGCAACCTCACCAAACTCCAAAACATCGACCTCGCCAACAACCAGATAACCGACATCAGCCCAGTCACCGGACTACCAAGCCTCACCGGGCTGCGGGCGCAGAATAATCAAATAACAAACCTCGGCAGCTTTGACAATCCCAATATCGAACACCTCTATCTGAAAAACAACAAGATAACGAGCGTAAGCAGTGTCAACTGGAGCAACCTCACCAAACTCCAAAACATCGACCTCGACAACAACCAGATAACCGACATCAGCACCATCACCGGACTACCAAGCCTCACTAGGATAGATGCTAACGTTAATCAGATAACGAACGTGGGTAACTTCAACAACCCAAATATCACAATACTCAACCTATGCCAGAATAAAATATCGAGCATAGCCAGCATCAGCTGGACCAACCTCACCAAACTCCAATCACTCGGCCTCAACAACAACCAGATAACCGACATCAGCACCATCACCGGACTACCAAGCCTCACCCATCTAAACGTAGATGCTAATCAGATAACGAACACCGGCGCCCTCAACAACCCCAACCTCACATACATAATCCTGAGCCATAATAAAATATCGAGCATAGCCGATATCAGCTGGACCAACCTCACCAAACTCCAAACACTCAGCCTCTACAACAACCAGATAACCGACATCAGCACCATCACCGGACTACCCGACCTCAGCACGCTGAGCGCAAACTCTAACCAGATAACAACCGTAGGCGCGCTCGATAACCCCAGCCTCCAAGGTCTCCAATTACAGAGAAATAAGATATCGAGCATAGCCAGCATCAACTGGAGCAACCTCACCAAACTCCAAAGCCTCGACATTAGCAACAATCAAATAACCGACATCAGCCCCATCACCGGGCTACCCAACCTCAGCAGGATAGAAGCATACCGTAATCAGATAACAACCGTAGGCGCTCTCGATAACCCCAGCCTCACTTATGTTATCTTATTTAAGAATAAAATAGCGAGTATAGCTAGCGCCAACTGGAGCAACCTCACCAAGCTTCAAGTTCTCTCTTTGTTTGATAACGAGATATCTGATATTAATTGCGTCAGTTGGAACAGCCTCACTGAATTACAACTAATACAACTACACAACAATCAGATTACTGATATCAGCAGCATCGACTGGAACAGACTCACTAAAATTACCTCATCTGATTTAGTCACACTATCTGGGCAACAGCTGATCCTACCAGATTCGCCCGGCTACACAGACGACCCATTCGTCCTAGGCCCCGCCACCATCAGCCACAATCCGGACACCTACTCGCCTGCAGCTAAAGACGAGCATAACAACGATCGGGTAGGGCCAGCCGGCTACACATACAACGCCAACAATGGCACCTACGAGTGGGAATGCTCCTACCCAGGGCATTATAGCTACACGTTCGGCACCAAGCTCTCCTTGCCCTACGCCTCAGGCACTGTCAGCTTCGACGGAAGCATTGCTCAACAGGTTCCCGGTCTCGCTGCCCTGTTTGACCCCAACGGCGGCACACTAAACACGCCAAAAGGAGTCGCAGTACTCACTGCCGGCAGCACCATAAGCGAACCCAACCCCAAACCCACCAAAAGCGGCCACGTACTCCTCGGCTGGTACACCACCCCCACAACAGGCGGCAGCAAATGGGATTTCGCCGCCATGCCAGTAAACGGCAACATGACCCTCTACGCCCGCTGGGCACCCACCTTCACCCTCCCCCAGTCCGGAGCTATCCCCCTACAACAATGGGGCGGCGGCGGACTACTAGCCACCAGCGCACTAGCCGGACTCACCTACGCCAGCCGCCACATCAGGCACCACAGCACAAAGCGCAAGCAGCCCGCCCCAACCCAAGAATCAAACCAACCAACCACCAACTAACCCGCAATAGTTCCTTGCGCACACTCAACACCAACTACTCATCCCTGACTACGTTGAAAGGTCATAGGCGGAGGAACAGCGGAGGCAATGTAACGGTGACCCCGCCCAGCCCCTTCGCCTACGCCTACGCCTACGCCTACGACACAAACATCAGCCAACCTCACTTAAGAGCCAATCAGCAGCAGTGAGGACTTGGGCTTGACGGGCGGCGAAGGAGTCTTCGACGCGAGAGACTACGAAGCGGCCGCTTTTGCCAACTCCCAGCAACTCACCTAACCGATTCAAGCCCTGTGCCCAGCTATCGCGGTAGGTCTGCCCCGATTTGATCTCAACCAGAGCAGGTTCCTCGGGATTGCTGTAGTCCAGCAAATCTACCTCGTTCTGCTCGGCGTCGCGGTAAAAATACAGCTGAGGCTCCTTACCGCGGTTAAGGTAGGACTTGAGCCGTTCGGCAACAATCAGATTCTCGAACACAGCACCCAAATACGGGCTCAACAGCAGTTGGCGCAAGTTAGAAATACCCAGCAAATAACAGAGCAAACCAGTGTCGTACCAGTACATTTTCGGCGTCTTGACCATGCGCTTGCCCGCATTCGCATAGTATGGCTCAATCGTGAATGCCAAGTAGGAGCTCTCCAAAATCGAGAGCCAGGCCTTTGCCGTGCGCGCGTCAACGTCCGCATCTCGGGCCAGAAGCGAATAGTTCATCAAGCTCCCGGTACGCAGGGCACACAAGCGAAGGAACTTACGAAAACCAGCCAGATTACGCACATCTAAGTAATCGGCAACATCGCGCTCCACGTATGTAGAGAGATAGTTCGAGTAGAACAATTGCGCAGGCAGGAGCTCTCCAGCACTATCGACGCTCGCACACAGGCGCGGATAACCGCCCTTGAGCATGAATTCGTCAGCACTGAGCCCCGGCGTTAAACCTTCCGAACCCTCCGAAGTCAAGGCTCCGCTCGCCTCCCTATAGCTCAATGGCAACAGCTTCAACAGCCCCACCCGCCCGGCAAGAGACTGGGAAATATGCTTGAGCATAAGGAAATTCTGCGAGCCAGACAGCACATATTGCCCCGGTTGATTACGCTCATCCGCAGCAGTTTGAATCATAGAAAATAGCTCGGGAACATATTGAGCTTCGTCGATAATCAGATTGCTCGGGCGGTTACGAATGAACCCAACAGGATCTTGCGCGGCGGCAGTGCGCGTTTGCGGATTTTCCAAATTCACATACTCGTAGTCAGGGAACACAGCCTGCACAAGCGTAGACTTGCCACTTTGCCGAGGCCCAGTAACCGAAAGCACCGGAAACCAGCCCGCCATCTGCTTCAACAAACGCTCTTGCTCCCGAGGAATCATGCCCCGCCCCTTTTCCACAAATCTACACCAACAGTTCTTACAATCCTACAATAGAAGTTCCGATAATCCTACATTAGAGTTACCGATAATCCTACATTAGGATTGCCGATAATCTGACATTAGGCTTCCAAAAAGGGCGGCATATCGGGTTTTCTTTGAACTCTTGCATAGATTAAATCAATGAGGGGAATACAGACGGTTTTTACCATTTGCAGTCCGGTCAACATCTACATAATCTTGCTCCAAACCAGTGCATACAGACACAAAAGCTTTAGCTCCTGCTTGCGCTCACTCCTCGGGCTCGGTCGGATCTAAGGATAGCCAGGCGGTGCCGTGGGCTGGGATGGTGGCGGCGATAACTCGGTCGGGGCCTTCGCCTTCGATGCGAGCGTCGGATTCCAGGGTTTCTAGGCCTTTCCAGAGGTTGGTTATGGCCCAGGGTTGGGAGGCTTTGGCGATGCCGACGATGCTTTGGAGGGCCACTGAGAACTCGTGGGGCTCGGAGCCGGTCCAGAAGATAGCAGCGTAGAAGCCGCCAGCGTGGGCGGAGGGGGTGCCATCGGCCCAGTCAGCAGCCTCAGCCTTCCACACGATTTGGTCGCCCAAGTAGCTTTCGTCTTTGCCCCACTCGGCGCCGACTCGCTCGCGGATAATCTCACAGTTGCCCTTCGACCCGGCTGTCACCTCTTGCAGGGCGGGATTGGCAAGCAATTCCAGTGTTGCAGGCTCACTCGTGGGCAGGTCGCCGCCCACCATGAGCGGCGAGCGCCCCATGGCCCACAAGGTCAGCAAGGTCCGCTGCTCGTTGGGTGTGAGCAAGGATTGGCGGTCGTCGCCGCGCTCAGCCCGCAGGCCAATGTGCCCTAGGGGAAGCATGTCTGCGTCGGCCCAGCTGCCGTTGCGTTGGAAGGGAGCCCAGCGAGCAAGGCGTGCAAACTGCTGGAAGATGTCAGACCAGCGATCCCACAAATCGTCGGAAATACGCCACATTTGGGCATGCTCACGCAAAAAGTCCACGTGCGTAGTAGGCACCCAGCCGCCGGGCGAGAGGGAGAGCGTTATCTCGCAGCCGTGGGCGCGCTCAGCCTTCTCGATAGCGGCCGCATAGGAGGCGATTTCCTCCGAGTAGAAGGGAGTCTGCATATCGTCGACTTTGAGATAGTCCACGCCCCAGAGCGCAAAAAGGTCAACTTGCGCATCGTACCAGGCTTGGGCGCCGGGCTGGGAGTGGTCAATGCCGTAATTGTCGGGATTCCAAGAGCACACGTGGCTTGTGTCTGCAATCTGGCTGGCGGTGTAGGGGGTGCCAAAAACGGGCAGATCACGCTCGACCGCTAGGCGGGGCAGGCCTCGCATCACGTGTATACCAAAGTTGAGCCCGAGCGCATGAATCTGGTCGGCGAGCGGCTTGAAGCCGGCTCCATTCGCAGCTGAGGGGAAGCGCTGGGGGTCGGGCAGTTGGCGGCCGTATTCATCTAAGACCAGCGGTGCGTTCTCGTTGTATCCGTGGGCGCGGGCGGTGGGGTCGTACCAGGCAATGTCTACAACAAGCGTGTTCCAGCCGGCGGGCAGCAGCTTATCGTGCATGGCTTGAGCATTGGCCAAGACCTCTTGCTCGTTGACAGTCGTACCGTATGAATCCCAGCTATTCCAGCCCATCGGTGGGCGCCATGCCTTGGTCATGCTTCCTCCTTGAATGCGCATTGCGAGCGCGAATTTCCTTTTTCTTGACTTAGTCAACTAATTATGAGGCAGACAGCTAGCCGTCCCAACCACGCTTAGGCCATATCGGTCAGCGTCCGCAAGCGCTCATATTCAGCCCTCTCAAGCGAGAGCACACCGCCATGTTTAGTGTGGGGAGCCATCAAAAAGTCAGGGCTTTGCAGGGCTTCAAAACCGAGCTCGGGGCTGCTCGAAACCATAGGCCGGTAGCCAATCGAAGGAATCACATCTACGTAGAGATACCACAGGTCTCGGCTGTGCGAAGCGAAGAGCGCCGGCCCTTCTACGCCGCCCGGATCGCCGCCGACTGCAAAACTCGCACCCACCTTGCTCTGCGCTAGCTGCCACTGAGCTTCGGGCAGCCACCAACGCCGGTCATCGGTCCAGTCCAGCCATATCCCCTGCCCAAAAGCGTTGTCTT is a window encoding:
- a CDS encoding leucine-rich repeat domain-containing protein, producing the protein MRNTRALGLAAFTLFLTLLGGGVAVSTPAHAQPASSGTQPAQRIDTSAHHAQPAPAIPAIQLSPRGSNCTINSSSIATCVPDPKLAAKIATALRTSTSATLTTALVDSLDTLKAQSAGIVSVEGIQHFTKLREIRIDNNQITDISPITGLPDLSTLSANSNQITTVGALDNPSLQSLQLQINKISSIASINWTNLTKLQNIDLANNQITDISPVTGLPSLTGLRAQNNQITNLGSFDNPNIEHLYLKNNKITSVSSVNWSNLTKLQNIDLANNQITDISPVTGLPSLTGLRAQNNQITNLGSFDNPNIEHLYLKNNKITSVSSVNWSNLTKLQNIDLDNNQITDISTITGLPSLTRIDANVNQITNVGNFNNPNITILNLCQNKISSIASISWTNLTKLQSLGLNNNQITDISTITGLPSLTHLNVDANQITNTGALNNPNLTYIILSHNKISSIADISWTNLTKLQTLSLYNNQITDISTITGLPDLSTLSANSNQITTVGALDNPSLQGLQLQRNKISSIASINWSNLTKLQSLDISNNQITDISPITGLPNLSRIEAYRNQITTVGALDNPSLTYVILFKNKIASIASANWSNLTKLQVLSLFDNEISDINCVSWNSLTELQLIQLHNNQITDISSIDWNRLTKITSSDLVTLSGQQLILPDSPGYTDDPFVLGPATISHNPDTYSPAAKDEHNNDRVGPAGYTYNANNGTYEWECSYPGHYSYTFGTKLSLPYASGTVSFDGSIAQQVPGLAALFDPNGGTLNTPKGVAVLTAGSTISEPNPKPTKSGHVLLGWYTTPTTGGSKWDFAAMPVNGNMTLYARWAPTFTLPQSGAIPLQQWGGGGLLATSALAGLTYASRHIRHHSTKRKQPAPTQESNQPTTN
- a CDS encoding ATP-binding protein; the encoded protein is MIPREQERLLKQMAGWFPVLSVTGPRQSGKSTLVQAVFPDYEYVNLENPQTRTAAAQDPVGFIRNRPSNLIIDEAQYVPELFSMIQTAADERNQPGQYVLSGSQNFLMLKHISQSLAGRVGLLKLLPLSYREASGALTSEGSEGLTPGLSADEFMLKGGYPRLCASVDSAGELLPAQLFYSNYLSTYVERDVADYLDVRNLAGFRKFLRLCALRTGSLMNYSLLARDADVDARTAKAWLSILESSYLAFTIEPYYANAGKRMVKTPKMYWYDTGLLCYLLGISNLRQLLLSPYLGAVFENLIVAERLKSYLNRGKEPQLYFYRDAEQNEVDLLDYSNPEEPALVEIKSGQTYRDSWAQGLNRLGELLGVGKSGRFVVSRVEDSFAARQAQVLTAADWLLSEVG
- a CDS encoding glycoside hydrolase family 27 protein — encoded protein: MGWNSWDSYGTTVNEQEVLANAQAMHDKLLPAGWNTLVVDIAWYDPTARAHGYNENAPLVLDEYGRQLPDPQRFPSAANGAGFKPLADQIHALGLNFGIHVMRGLPRLAVERDLPVFGTPYTASQIADTSHVCSWNPDNYGIDHSQPGAQAWYDAQVDLFALWGVDYLKVDDMQTPFYSEEIASYAAAIEKAERAHGCEITLSLSPGGWVPTTHVDFLREHAQMWRISDDLWDRWSDIFQQFARLARWAPFQRNGSWADADMLPLGHIGLRAERGDDRQSLLTPNEQRTLLTLWAMGRSPLMVGGDLPTSEPATLELLANPALQEVTAGSKGNCEIIRERVGAEWGKDESYLGDQIVWKAEAADWADGTPSAHAGGFYAAIFWTGSEPHEFSVALQSIVGIAKASQPWAITNLWKGLETLESDARIEGEGPDRVIAATIPAHGTAWLSLDPTEPEE
- a CDS encoding leucine-rich repeat domain-containing protein, whose translation is MAVSNQITNAGNLNNPNLTSINLGSNSLTSVTSVNWASLTKLQTLTINNNQITNFSPVTALPSLTSIDASSNQITSAGDLNNPNLTTLNLSSNSLTSVTSINWANLTKLQTLSLINNQITNLSPVTGLPRLTSLTASANQITNAGNLNNPNLTTLNLSNNSLTSIGSINWPALTKLQSLDLGTNQITDLSPATGLPRLIKLVAVSNQISSVGNLNNPNLTTLSLGNNNLASIGSINWPALTKLQTLTINVNQITDISPITELPSLTSLNASNNQITSVGNLNNPKLLNLALSYNTIPSITSINWTNLTKLQNLSLNNNQIGDLSPVTGLPRLTSLNASNNQITNAGNLNNPNVTSLILNNNNLTSIASVNWSNLTKLQNLSLNNNQISNLSPAARLPRLTRLNASNNQITNAGNINSPELAYLSLDNNRLPSISSISWTNLPKLRELDLHTNKIGDLSPVTGLPRLTHLNASYNQITNAGNLNNPNLIYLNLSNNTIANIESISWNTVTKLTELYLDSNQITDISSINWNKLTSLRNSSKVNLSNQNVRLPALPSYTDTPLTLGPAIISSNPNIFAVPDIDAVNNTNSQTPCGGYYNPSDGTYIWSCSYPINHRYAFKGNVILPYIADPIVFSGLISQGVSGYAVTFDPNGGSLFSPTIVAVPTAGGYISEPSDEPTKGAANEFLGWYTAIEGGRRWNFSTMTVNSNMTLYARWTPAVALPPAGNTPIQLWSGAGFLTTSALAAAGYGSYAIKQRSKTSSRHAVKRNSSPLLA